Proteins from a genomic interval of Spiroplasma endosymbiont of Lonchoptera lutea:
- a CDS encoding IS30 family transposase encodes MYKYLTIESIIAIKEYKSYGFSIRKIAKAIDYSKSTVHRVCKLLNQNLLPLEILNQVQKNKQNAGRKLIILTLTEINTINHLLITKNYALDIIADFLKKNKIKNISTKTLYNMFKTNRMGFDEKNLLRKGKNKPHKQKETRGRINNCKSIHERNLIIPNIKNIQEFGHLEGDTIVGKDHKSSIITLADIWSKTTIPLKTKNHKAESITQSIIKFISKLIPGTIKTITFDRGKEFSKWKLIEKNCNVKIYFADAGKPCQRGLNENNNGILRRYLPKSTDLSSYKQKDLNSIAFQINSTPRKSLSYKRPIDLIQLF; translated from the coding sequence ATGTATAAGTATCTGACTATTGAATCAATAATAGCAATAAAAGAATATAAAAGTTATGGATTTTCTATTCGTAAAATAGCAAAAGCAATTGATTATAGTAAATCAACTGTACACAGAGTTTGTAAATTATTAAATCAAAACTTATTACCATTAGAAATATTGAATCAAGTTCAAAAAAATAAACAAAATGCAGGTAGAAAATTAATAATTTTAACTTTAACAGAAATTAATACTATCAATCATTTGTTAATTACTAAAAATTATGCTCTTGATATAATTGCTGATTTTTTAAAGAAAAATAAAATAAAAAATATTTCAACAAAAACTTTATATAACATGTTTAAAACAAATCGAATGGGTTTTGATGAAAAAAATTTATTGAGAAAAGGCAAAAATAAACCTCATAAACAAAAAGAAACTAGGGGCAGAATTAATAATTGTAAATCTATTCATGAAAGAAATTTAATCATTCCAAATATTAAAAATATACAAGAATTTGGCCATTTAGAGGGAGATACTATCGTTGGTAAAGATCATAAAAGTTCTATTATTACTTTAGCTGATATATGATCAAAAACCACAATTCCTTTGAAAACTAAAAATCATAAAGCAGAAAGTATTACACAAAGTATAATAAAATTTATTTCAAAATTAATACCAGGAACAATTAAAACTATTACTTTTGATCGTGGTAAAGAATTTAGTAAATGAAAATTAATTGAAAAAAATTGTAATGTTAAAATTTATTTTGCAGATGCCGGAAAACCTTGTCAAAGAGGTTTAAATGAGAACAATAATGGTATTTTAAGAAGATATTTACCAAAATCTACTGATTTATCTTCATATAAACAAAAAGACTTAAATTCTATAGCATTTCAAATTAATTCTACACCCAGAAAATCATTATCTTATAAAAGACCAATAGATTTAATACAATTATTTTAA
- a CDS encoding ribosome-inactivating family protein — translation MPIVIAAAPHQQSDNLETLKRNKRQNNNIFKTKTLNFDFDVKEYFKNLFEVIKDLLEKGIILNISDSLSGNENVCNLNYFSINSNSNYSYFIIPILLEGRDIQLVFRSSDFYLEGVSVVTNNEVPLSWYYHFSDSTITELSGYVSRSFGFSGNYNNLMPMPDSREVMVRWDNNITQAFWDIINYGDNPSSSGNVSVIRGALARVILATSESIRFRIVRNSIINYNPIEANWGFYHNHITNWDVLTNQSIDYVEQHGTLNGFLAAATILMFSRRMDAHLHSCNRRQARDLNKNVEYCFNVPEKIEKYNKIPNYELVSHDWSSSNDWRNHIILTINLGETDPLIPEM, via the coding sequence ATGCCAATAGTCATCGCTGCAGCCCCACATCAACAATCAGATAATTTAGAAACTTTAAAAAGAAATAAAAGACAAAATAATAATATATTTAAAACAAAGACACTAAATTTTGATTTTGATGTTAAAGAATATTTTAAAAATTTATTTGAAGTTATAAAAGATTTATTAGAAAAAGGAATTATTCTGAATATTTCAGATTCTTTAAGTGGAAACGAAAATGTTTGTAATCTAAATTATTTTTCTATAAATTCAAATTCAAACTATAGTTATTTTATTATACCCATTTTGTTAGAGGGTAGAGACATTCAGTTAGTTTTTAGATCAAGTGATTTTTACTTAGAAGGGGTTTCGGTTGTCACCAATAATGAAGTTCCTTTAAGCTGATATTATCATTTTTCTGACTCAACTATAACAGAATTAAGTGGATATGTTTCTAGAAGTTTTGGATTTTCTGGTAATTATAATAATCTTATGCCTATGCCCGATTCAAGAGAAGTAATGGTTAGATGAGACAATAATATAACTCAAGCATTTTGAGATATTATTAACTATGGAGATAATCCCAGCTCTTCAGGTAATGTTTCAGTAATTCGAGGTGCATTAGCTCGTGTTATTTTAGCTACATCTGAAAGTATTAGATTTAGAATAGTAAGAAATTCAATTATTAATTATAATCCAATTGAGGCTAATTGAGGATTTTATCATAATCACATAACAAATTGAGATGTTTTAACTAATCAGTCTATTGATTACGTGGAACAACACGGAACTTTAAATGGATTTTTAGCAGCTGCTACTATTTTAATGTTTTCACGTAGAATGGATGCTCATTTACACAGTTGTAATAGAAGACAAGCGAGAGATTTAAATAAAAATGTTGAATATTGTTTTAATGTTCCAGAAAAAATTGAAAAATATAATAAGATTCCTAATTATGAACTAGTCTCACATGATTGATCAAGTAGTAATGATTGAAGAAATCATATAATTTTAACAATTAATTTGGGTGAAACCGATCCTTTAATTCCTGAAATGTAA